The Roseimicrobium gellanilyticum genome contains a region encoding:
- a CDS encoding PPC domain-containing protein yields the protein MNFLRFPKLATPAACLLALAGTATAAYPGFSTMKPNGAQRGTDAKVTITGERLDDFEGMIFMSPGFTQKSVDKVEKNKVELTLGVGADIPPGYYMMRVRTKSGISHMRPFFVGQFPNAEEKEPNNDFEVPQPATLNTTVEGLVTNEDVDYYKVTLKKGERLSLEVDGLRLGYVVFDPYIAVLNKDRFEVANSDDTILHRQDGFLTMTAPEDGDYTIMVRESSYRGAGNNYYRLHIGNFRRPEAVYPSGGKIGSTTKVRFIDSTGESFEEDVKLPADTDERYMLLPKSQGAPPSGNPFRVSAFDNTLEAEPNNDIATATTSAGDPIALNGIISEAKDVDFFKIPLKKGMRLDLRCYAQTLGSPLDPVIGILNEKGGSLGNNDDGGGLRRLDSKLTVNIPADGNYFIRVTDHLERGGPTFVYRLEVVASEPELAFSSPEYSVNDTHLRQFVPVPRGGRYATLVNISRNNVSGDYKWTVPNLPPGVKLLNDVMPGNLPNTPLVFEAAADAPLGGVAVPIKLTSVDPAVKTVGKLRQEFDMVRSGNVRYYSEIEDQLPIAAVEEAPYSLEIVKPAVPLVAQGLMDLKVVAKRKEGFKAPIRVFMMWKPPGISSLGEATIAEGQNECSFTLDANANVAAGKWNFVVMGEAEAGNGRVYNASPFCEVTTVPAFMTAPAMALAAVEQGKETELTCKLDGVQAFNGDAQAEVVGVPDTITIESAKINKDTKEVSFKVKTNEKSPVGKQGNLFVMVKVPVDGGLTTHRIAVGSTLRIDKPRPAPAAAPAAPAVAANTKPGEAKPAAPAAPKPLSRLEQLRAEAQAKK from the coding sequence ATGAACTTCCTGCGTTTTCCCAAACTGGCGACCCCCGCCGCCTGCCTGCTCGCTCTGGCTGGCACTGCTACGGCTGCCTATCCCGGCTTCAGCACGATGAAGCCGAATGGCGCCCAGCGCGGCACCGATGCCAAAGTCACCATCACTGGTGAGCGTCTGGACGACTTCGAGGGCATGATCTTCATGTCCCCCGGATTCACCCAGAAGTCCGTGGACAAGGTGGAGAAGAACAAGGTGGAACTCACGCTCGGCGTGGGTGCGGACATCCCGCCGGGCTACTACATGATGCGCGTGCGCACCAAGTCCGGCATTTCGCACATGCGCCCTTTCTTTGTGGGCCAGTTCCCAAACGCCGAGGAAAAGGAGCCCAACAATGACTTTGAGGTGCCCCAGCCCGCCACGCTGAACACCACCGTGGAAGGCTTGGTGACGAATGAAGACGTCGACTACTACAAGGTCACCCTGAAGAAGGGAGAGCGCCTCAGCCTGGAAGTGGATGGCCTCCGCCTCGGTTATGTGGTCTTCGACCCGTACATCGCCGTGCTGAACAAGGACCGATTCGAAGTCGCGAACTCGGATGACACCATCCTGCATCGCCAGGACGGATTCCTCACGATGACCGCTCCTGAAGACGGTGACTACACCATCATGGTCCGCGAGTCCTCCTACCGCGGCGCTGGAAACAACTACTACCGGCTGCACATTGGCAACTTCCGCCGTCCGGAAGCTGTGTATCCCTCCGGTGGCAAGATTGGCTCGACCACGAAGGTGCGCTTCATTGACAGCACTGGTGAGAGTTTCGAGGAAGATGTAAAGCTTCCTGCTGATACAGACGAGCGTTACATGCTCCTGCCAAAGTCCCAAGGCGCGCCGCCCTCCGGCAATCCCTTCCGTGTGTCTGCTTTCGACAACACCCTGGAAGCCGAGCCCAACAACGACATCGCCACGGCGACGACCTCTGCCGGTGACCCCATCGCCTTGAACGGCATCATCAGCGAGGCCAAGGATGTGGACTTCTTCAAGATTCCGCTCAAGAAGGGCATGCGCCTCGACCTGCGCTGCTACGCGCAGACCCTGGGCTCGCCTCTCGATCCGGTGATTGGGATCTTGAATGAAAAGGGTGGCTCCCTCGGCAACAACGACGATGGCGGTGGTCTGCGTCGTCTGGACAGCAAGCTCACGGTGAACATCCCCGCGGACGGCAACTACTTCATCCGTGTGACCGACCACTTGGAGCGTGGCGGCCCCACGTTTGTCTACCGTCTGGAAGTGGTGGCCTCCGAGCCTGAGCTGGCCTTCTCCTCGCCGGAGTACAGCGTGAATGACACGCACCTGCGCCAGTTCGTTCCCGTGCCTCGTGGTGGTCGCTATGCCACTTTGGTGAATATTTCGCGCAACAACGTCTCGGGTGACTACAAGTGGACCGTTCCGAATCTGCCTCCGGGCGTGAAGTTGCTGAACGATGTGATGCCTGGCAACCTGCCGAACACGCCGCTCGTGTTCGAGGCCGCAGCGGATGCTCCGCTGGGTGGGGTTGCGGTGCCCATCAAGCTGACCTCCGTGGACCCTGCAGTGAAGACCGTCGGCAAGCTTCGCCAGGAGTTCGACATGGTGCGCTCCGGCAACGTGCGCTACTACTCGGAGATCGAAGACCAGTTGCCAATCGCCGCCGTGGAGGAGGCTCCCTACTCGCTGGAAATCGTGAAGCCTGCCGTGCCTCTTGTGGCGCAGGGTCTCATGGACCTCAAGGTCGTGGCGAAACGCAAGGAAGGCTTCAAGGCGCCCATCCGCGTGTTCATGATGTGGAAGCCTCCGGGCATCAGCTCCCTGGGTGAAGCCACCATCGCCGAAGGTCAGAATGAGTGCTCCTTCACGCTGGATGCGAATGCCAACGTGGCTGCCGGCAAGTGGAACTTCGTGGTGATGGGTGAAGCCGAGGCTGGCAACGGTCGCGTGTACAATGCCTCTCCCTTCTGCGAAGTGACTACCGTTCCTGCCTTCATGACTGCACCCGCCATGGCGCTCGCTGCCGTGGAGCAGGGGAAGGAGACCGAGCTCACCTGCAAGCTGGATGGCGTCCAGGCCTTCAATGGCGACGCTCAGGCGGAGGTCGTGGGCGTGCCGGACACCATCACGATTGAGTCCGCGAAGATCAACAAGGACACCAAGGAAGTGAGCTTCAAGGTGAAGACGAACGAGAAGTCCCCCGTCGGCAAGCAGGGCAACCTCTTCGTGATGGTGAAGGTGCCTGTGGATGGTGGCCTCACTACCCATCGCATCGCCGTGGGTTCCACTCTGCGTATCGACAAGCCCCGTCCCGCACCTGCCGCTGCCCCCGCTGCTCCTGCCGTGGCCGCCAATACCAAGCCCGGTGAAGCCAAGCCCGCCGCTCCCGCCGCTCCGAAGCCGCTCTCCCGTCTTGAGCAGCTCCGCGCGGAAGCGCAGGCGAAAAAGTAA
- a CDS encoding PSD1 and planctomycete cytochrome C domain-containing protein — protein MKHLTLRHTFGVGLVASLSLAGSAFAQPPAPSGPVDFTRDVQTLLETKCLECHNPAKVKGKLLMDTQANLLKGGDTGPGYVAGKPDESELIKRIVLPEGHDEIMPPKGGPLKPQEVDVLKRWIAEGANWPQGLALRHRSAEELKALADFQRKLPTVTEVKILPDSYTLETKRDFNRVVVQAKFADATTQDVTQFANLKLADDKIAKIEGNMLKPGADGKTELVATIGSQVVKAPVEVKGAQTDREVSFRLDVMPVFLRSGCNQGGCHGAARGKDGFQLSLFGFDPAGDYNRITREMVGRRVNLAIPEESTILEKSIGAVPHTGNDAFQKDSQYYNTLLEWIQKGTPDDKADVAKVTGVEIYPTQTVLEGKGAKQQITVRAKYSDGTDRDVTDLVIFSSNNDPTAAVTKGGLVTSGDRGEAFVLARFDVFSIVSQVIVIPDGLKYERPKLAEANYIDTLVNNKLDKLRIFPSSIAGDEEYVRRLYIDLVGMYPTPDEVKTFLADSNPEKRTALVDNLLQRKEFTEMWVMKWAELLQIRSGLNNNRPPFYKNALLYYNWLAERIGKNMPLNEIVIELLGSTGGTVSSPAVNFYQMELDPLKLTENVAQVFMGMRIQCAQCHNHPFDRWTMDDYYGFQAFFMQIGRKQTDDPQEVVVYNSKGGEARQFLTKAVMKPKFLGGNTPEIKPGEDRRAVMAKWMASPDNPYFARNISNIVWAHFFGVGIVEPVDDVRISNPPSNPELMEELSNRLTGYNYDFRKLIRDIVLSHTYQRTSQVNDSNESDKRNFSHSTVRRVRAEVLLDAISQVTETKNKFQGLPLGARAVQIADGAVSNYFLTTFGRAKRESVCSCEVKMEPTLSQALHLMNGDAVNDRIRQGGLIPKMLKENKTEADIVNEIYLRAFGRKPNEKELAAINKALSETTDTKQAVLEDLFWALLNAKEFYFTH, from the coding sequence ATGAAACACCTCACCCTGCGCCATACCTTTGGAGTCGGCCTCGTTGCGAGCCTCTCGCTCGCCGGCTCGGCCTTTGCGCAACCTCCTGCTCCCTCCGGACCGGTGGATTTCACCCGGGACGTGCAGACCCTGCTGGAGACGAAGTGCCTCGAGTGCCACAACCCTGCCAAGGTGAAGGGCAAGCTGCTCATGGATACCCAGGCCAACCTGCTGAAGGGTGGTGACACGGGTCCGGGTTACGTGGCAGGAAAGCCTGACGAAAGCGAGCTCATCAAGCGCATCGTGCTGCCGGAAGGCCATGACGAAATCATGCCCCCCAAGGGTGGTCCGCTGAAGCCTCAGGAGGTCGATGTGTTGAAGCGCTGGATCGCCGAAGGCGCAAACTGGCCGCAAGGGCTGGCGCTCCGCCATCGCAGCGCGGAAGAGCTGAAGGCACTCGCCGATTTCCAGAGAAAGCTTCCCACGGTGACGGAAGTGAAGATTCTCCCGGATAGCTACACGCTGGAAACCAAGCGCGACTTCAATCGCGTGGTGGTGCAGGCCAAGTTCGCGGACGCGACCACGCAGGACGTGACTCAGTTCGCCAATCTCAAACTGGCGGACGACAAGATTGCCAAGATTGAAGGCAACATGCTGAAGCCCGGCGCGGACGGAAAGACTGAGCTGGTCGCCACGATTGGCAGCCAGGTGGTGAAGGCGCCTGTGGAGGTGAAGGGTGCCCAGACGGATCGTGAGGTTTCCTTCCGCCTGGATGTGATGCCTGTGTTCCTTCGCAGCGGGTGCAACCAGGGCGGTTGCCATGGTGCTGCGCGTGGCAAGGATGGCTTCCAGCTTTCCCTCTTCGGCTTCGACCCTGCGGGTGACTACAATCGCATCACCCGCGAGATGGTGGGCCGCCGTGTGAATCTTGCCATCCCCGAGGAGAGCACCATCCTGGAGAAGTCCATCGGTGCAGTGCCTCACACGGGCAATGACGCCTTCCAGAAGGACTCCCAGTATTACAACACGTTGCTGGAGTGGATCCAGAAGGGCACTCCCGATGACAAGGCTGACGTGGCCAAGGTCACCGGGGTGGAAATCTATCCCACGCAGACCGTCCTCGAGGGCAAGGGCGCCAAGCAGCAGATCACCGTGCGTGCGAAGTACTCGGATGGTACGGACCGCGACGTGACGGATCTGGTGATCTTCAGCTCGAACAATGACCCGACCGCAGCAGTGACCAAGGGGGGGCTCGTGACTTCCGGCGACCGTGGTGAGGCCTTCGTCCTCGCTCGCTTCGATGTGTTCTCCATTGTCTCCCAGGTGATTGTGATCCCCGATGGTTTGAAGTACGAGCGTCCCAAGCTGGCTGAAGCCAACTACATCGATACGCTGGTCAACAACAAGCTGGATAAACTCCGTATCTTCCCCTCTTCCATCGCCGGCGATGAGGAGTATGTGCGCCGCCTCTACATTGACCTCGTGGGCATGTATCCCACACCGGATGAAGTGAAGACCTTCCTCGCGGACAGCAATCCTGAGAAGCGCACTGCTCTGGTGGACAATCTCCTGCAGCGCAAGGAGTTCACCGAAATGTGGGTGATGAAGTGGGCCGAACTGCTTCAGATTCGCTCGGGTCTGAACAACAACCGTCCTCCCTTCTACAAGAACGCGCTTCTCTACTACAACTGGCTCGCTGAGCGCATCGGCAAGAACATGCCGCTCAACGAGATCGTGATCGAACTCCTGGGCAGCACGGGTGGTACGGTCTCCAGCCCGGCGGTGAATTTCTACCAGATGGAGCTCGACCCGCTGAAGCTCACGGAAAACGTGGCCCAGGTGTTCATGGGCATGCGCATCCAGTGCGCCCAGTGTCACAACCATCCTTTCGACCGCTGGACCATGGATGACTACTATGGCTTCCAGGCCTTCTTCATGCAGATTGGCCGCAAGCAGACGGACGATCCGCAGGAAGTGGTGGTGTACAACAGCAAGGGTGGCGAAGCACGCCAGTTCCTGACGAAGGCCGTGATGAAGCCCAAGTTCCTGGGTGGCAACACACCGGAGATCAAGCCCGGCGAAGACCGCCGTGCCGTGATGGCCAAGTGGATGGCTTCCCCTGACAATCCGTACTTCGCCCGCAACATTTCCAACATCGTGTGGGCCCACTTCTTCGGCGTGGGCATCGTGGAGCCAGTGGATGATGTGCGCATCTCCAACCCGCCCTCGAATCCTGAACTGATGGAGGAACTCTCCAACCGTCTGACGGGCTACAACTACGACTTCCGCAAGCTCATCCGTGACATCGTGCTTTCACATACCTATCAGCGCACATCGCAGGTGAATGACAGCAACGAGTCGGACAAGCGGAACTTCTCGCACTCCACGGTGCGCCGCGTGCGTGCAGAGGTGCTGCTGGACGCCATCTCCCAGGTGACTGAGACGAAGAACAAGTTCCAGGGCCTGCCCCTCGGTGCCCGCGCGGTGCAGATCGCGGACGGTGCTGTGTCGAACTATTTCCTCACCACCTTCGGCCGCGCCAAGCGTGAGTCCGTGTGCTCCTGCGAGGTGAAAATGGAACCCACCTTGTCCCAGGCACTGCACCTGATGAATGGTGACGCGGTGAACGACCGCATCCGCCAGGGTGGCCTCATCCCGAAGATGCTCAAGGAGAACAAGACGGAGGCGGATATCGTGAACGAAATCTATCTCCGCGCCTTCGGTCGCAAGCCGAATGAGAAGGAACTCGCCGCCATTAACAAGGCCCTCTCCGAAACCACCGACACCAAGCAGGCCGTACTGGAAGACCTCTTCTGGGCACTGCTGAATGCGAAGGAGTTCTACTTCACGCACTAA
- a CDS encoding ABC transporter ATP-binding protein has translation MVSISIRHVTKKFGSTLALNDVSLDIPRGELFFLLGPSGCGKTTLLRHIAGFHTPDRGQILFDGEDVSHVPPHKRGAAMMFQSYALWPHMTVAENVAFGLEERKRPKEEIDDRVEEALELVKMDGLEQRRIQQLSGGQQQRVALARALVVRPSVLMLDEPLSNLDAKLRIEMRSEIRRICKEFGLTAIYVTHDQKEALSMADRVAILDAGKVAQVGTPMTVYRHPVSPMVASFIGETNLIEGVVKQASYRDGLWDVQTACGLLRGRPGTDWTPVAGQPVMLSIRPEALTLQSLRDTPNKFYGNIIETTYLGEQVQYEFALRDGTPLRVAEMNPDSILDPGAEEIQVMASTEDVLLLRR, from the coding sequence ATGGTCAGCATCAGCATCCGGCATGTCACGAAGAAGTTCGGCTCCACCCTGGCGCTGAATGACGTATCGCTGGACATTCCCCGCGGCGAGCTCTTCTTCCTCCTGGGCCCGAGCGGCTGTGGCAAGACCACGCTCCTGCGGCACATCGCAGGCTTCCACACGCCGGATAGGGGGCAGATCCTCTTCGATGGTGAGGACGTGAGCCATGTGCCGCCGCACAAGCGCGGCGCGGCCATGATGTTCCAAAGCTACGCCCTCTGGCCACACATGACCGTGGCTGAGAACGTCGCCTTCGGTCTTGAAGAACGGAAGCGGCCCAAGGAGGAAATCGACGACCGCGTGGAGGAGGCGCTGGAACTCGTGAAAATGGACGGCCTGGAGCAGCGCCGCATCCAGCAACTCAGCGGCGGGCAGCAGCAGCGCGTGGCCCTGGCACGAGCACTCGTGGTGCGCCCCAGCGTGCTGATGCTCGATGAACCTCTCTCCAACCTTGATGCGAAGCTGCGTATCGAGATGCGCTCGGAAATCCGCCGCATCTGCAAGGAGTTTGGCCTCACTGCCATCTACGTGACGCACGATCAGAAGGAAGCACTCAGCATGGCCGACCGTGTGGCCATCCTGGATGCGGGCAAGGTCGCACAGGTCGGCACGCCCATGACTGTGTATCGGCATCCCGTAAGCCCCATGGTCGCCAGCTTCATTGGCGAAACGAACCTCATCGAAGGGGTGGTGAAACAGGCCAGCTATCGCGATGGTCTCTGGGATGTGCAAACCGCTTGTGGTCTGCTGCGCGGCAGACCCGGCACCGACTGGACACCTGTAGCCGGCCAACCTGTGATGCTCAGCATCCGCCCTGAGGCCCTAACCCTGCAGTCCCTACGCGACACGCCAAACAAGTTCTACGGAAACATCATCGAGACCACCTATCTTGGTGAGCAAGTGCAGTATGAATTCGCCCTGCGCGACGGCACCCCCCTCCGCGTGGCCGAGATGAATCCCGACTCCATCCTCGATCCAGGCGCGGAGGAGATTCAGGTCATGGCAAGCACGGAAGACGTGCTGTTGTTGAGGCGGTGA
- a CDS encoding sulfatase family protein gives MITRLFLTLLAVFCLSLQGQAATKPNVVFILCDDLGTGDVKCYNPEGKIATPHMDAIAERGMKFTDAHSSSAVCTPTRYGVMTGRYNWRSKLQSAVLGGLSPRLIEKDRMTAASFLKEQGYMTACIGKWHLGMDWVVLPGKDVSELKIESADQVNNVDYAQPIKNGPTSVGFDYYFGISASLDMVPYCFIENDRVTVVPTETMKLAMNKGGPQQTYTREGPGSPGFKGEDVLPTLTKKAVQFINESAAGEGKVGKPFFLYLPLNSPHTPILPSKEWQGKSGLNLYADFVMETDDAIGQIVNALKQQGVMENTMVIVTSDNGCSPSADYPTLLAKGHNPSAAYRGTKADIYDGGHRVPFLVQWPAVVKGGGVYDQPVCLLDFMATCADALGVKLPDNAAEDSVSFLPALKGGKEPVRDTIVHHSIQGSFSIRQGNWKLCLAPGSAGWSDPRPGKEPQDAPRIQLFDLSKDVGEKNNIEAQHPDIVAKLTKLLEKQVADGRSTPGAPQKNTVDPDIQSGTKPFTPPAGRGNNKQKTPAKKSVQTGLLWPARGAL, from the coding sequence ATGATCACGCGCCTCTTCCTTACTCTGCTCGCGGTCTTCTGCCTGTCCTTGCAGGGGCAGGCGGCGACCAAGCCCAATGTCGTCTTCATTCTTTGCGATGACCTCGGCACAGGTGATGTGAAGTGCTACAACCCCGAGGGCAAGATCGCCACGCCGCACATGGATGCCATTGCGGAGCGTGGGATGAAATTCACGGACGCGCACTCCAGCTCTGCTGTCTGCACGCCCACGCGCTACGGAGTGATGACGGGCCGGTACAACTGGCGCTCGAAGCTGCAGAGCGCGGTGCTCGGAGGACTGAGCCCGCGATTGATTGAGAAGGACCGCATGACCGCGGCTTCTTTCCTCAAAGAGCAGGGGTACATGACTGCCTGCATCGGTAAGTGGCACCTGGGCATGGACTGGGTGGTGCTGCCGGGGAAGGATGTCAGTGAGCTGAAGATCGAATCAGCGGATCAGGTGAACAACGTGGACTATGCCCAGCCCATCAAGAACGGCCCGACCAGTGTGGGTTTTGACTACTACTTTGGCATCAGTGCCTCGCTGGACATGGTGCCGTATTGCTTCATCGAGAACGACCGCGTGACCGTCGTGCCCACCGAAACCATGAAGCTGGCGATGAACAAGGGCGGCCCGCAGCAGACTTACACTCGAGAGGGCCCTGGTTCACCCGGCTTCAAAGGCGAGGATGTGCTGCCAACACTCACAAAGAAGGCGGTGCAGTTCATCAACGAATCCGCGGCAGGGGAAGGCAAGGTCGGCAAGCCCTTCTTCCTCTACCTGCCGCTGAACTCACCGCATACACCCATCCTTCCTTCCAAGGAGTGGCAGGGAAAGAGCGGATTGAACTTGTACGCAGATTTCGTGATGGAGACGGACGATGCCATCGGCCAGATCGTGAATGCGCTCAAGCAACAGGGGGTGATGGAGAATACCATGGTGATTGTCACGAGCGACAACGGTTGCTCACCCAGCGCGGATTATCCCACACTGCTGGCGAAGGGGCACAATCCCAGTGCGGCCTATCGGGGTACGAAGGCGGACATCTACGATGGAGGCCACCGTGTTCCCTTCCTCGTGCAATGGCCTGCCGTGGTGAAGGGCGGCGGGGTGTATGATCAGCCGGTTTGCCTGCTCGACTTCATGGCCACGTGTGCGGATGCGCTGGGAGTGAAGCTGCCGGACAATGCCGCGGAGGACAGCGTGAGCTTCCTGCCTGCGCTGAAGGGCGGCAAGGAACCGGTGCGTGATACCATCGTACACCATTCCATCCAGGGTTCGTTCTCCATCCGGCAGGGAAACTGGAAGCTCTGTCTGGCACCGGGGTCCGCGGGTTGGAGTGATCCGCGTCCTGGCAAGGAACCCCAGGACGCGCCTCGCATCCAGCTCTTCGATCTGAGCAAGGATGTGGGCGAGAAGAACAACATTGAGGCACAGCACCCTGATATCGTCGCGAAGCTGACGAAGCTTCTGGAGAAGCAGGTGGCGGATGGCCGCAGCACACCGGGCGCGCCGCAGAAGAACACAGTGGACCCGGACATCCAATCGGGCACCAAGCCCTTCACTCCGCCTGCCGGGCGAGGGAATAACAAACAGAAAACCCCCGCAAAGAAATCAGTGCAAACCGGGCTGCTTTGGCCCGCCAGAGGGGCATTGTGA
- a CDS encoding TIGR04222 domain-containing membrane protein yields the protein MNNEVENKMGSGRAPAAETELWQKLETFPLNRRDAVQDFSARLARENGWRRPYAQRVSSEYLRFLFLAMKAGHPVTPSEEVDQAWHLHLVYTRSYWDELCARVLGRPLHHEPTAGGIDEGAKFRDQYARTLQSYTRWFGHAPPEDIWPTVSERFGPHDGRWVDMTRHWLLPKPRFVARLRPLRVAAVMGIALVTTLMASCSESLNVFEWRGKEFLGFYWMAFITALATSFLLVKVARGRAWPSDDMLTDPYEIAFLGGGGVRAVDAALAALHGRGLVKISNGNKGDSGLQRVLNPSQPVTNDVEYAVLCALPASADANVKDVRKVLRPSMNQLRDRLVEKGLVASSGQRAGLLLLAALPFVALLVTGVTKLMVGLGRGAPVDFLIISLAVTLMVTIVRLATLRRRTADGEAMWERFKPMERAMKEKLKHPYEPQDPLMVPLAVALVGVPGLNWPGYYDLHYALQRSNNASSGGCGSGCGSSGCGGGGCGGGGCGGCGGGD from the coding sequence TTGAATAACGAAGTAGAAAACAAGATGGGCAGTGGCAGGGCGCCGGCTGCAGAAACAGAACTCTGGCAGAAGTTGGAAACCTTCCCGCTAAACCGGCGGGACGCCGTGCAGGACTTCTCCGCACGGTTGGCCAGGGAAAACGGTTGGAGGCGGCCTTACGCGCAGCGCGTGAGCTCCGAGTATCTCCGGTTCCTCTTCCTCGCCATGAAGGCGGGGCATCCGGTCACTCCCTCAGAGGAGGTGGACCAAGCCTGGCACCTGCACCTGGTGTACACCCGTTCCTATTGGGACGAGCTGTGCGCGAGGGTGCTGGGCAGGCCGCTGCACCACGAGCCCACCGCTGGCGGGATCGACGAGGGCGCGAAGTTCCGGGACCAGTACGCGCGCACGCTGCAGAGCTACACGCGCTGGTTCGGCCATGCGCCTCCGGAGGACATCTGGCCGACCGTGAGCGAGCGCTTCGGGCCTCACGACGGTCGCTGGGTGGACATGACGCGCCACTGGCTCCTGCCGAAGCCGCGATTCGTGGCAAGGCTGCGCCCCCTCCGGGTGGCGGCGGTGATGGGAATTGCCCTGGTCACCACCCTGATGGCGAGTTGCTCGGAGTCGCTCAATGTCTTCGAGTGGCGAGGGAAGGAATTTCTGGGCTTCTATTGGATGGCGTTCATCACGGCCCTGGCGACCTCGTTCTTGCTGGTGAAGGTGGCGCGAGGCAGGGCGTGGCCATCTGATGACATGCTCACGGACCCGTATGAGATTGCCTTCCTTGGTGGAGGTGGGGTACGGGCAGTAGATGCCGCGCTGGCAGCGCTGCACGGACGTGGTTTGGTGAAGATCTCCAATGGCAACAAGGGGGACTCGGGCCTGCAACGGGTGCTGAATCCCTCCCAGCCGGTCACCAATGATGTGGAGTATGCTGTGCTTTGCGCGCTGCCCGCTTCCGCAGATGCCAACGTGAAGGACGTGCGCAAGGTGCTGCGGCCCTCCATGAACCAGCTCCGTGACAGGCTGGTGGAAAAGGGGCTGGTGGCTTCCAGCGGACAGCGTGCTGGTCTCCTGTTGCTGGCGGCGCTGCCCTTTGTGGCATTGCTCGTGACAGGTGTTACCAAGCTCATGGTGGGTCTGGGCCGGGGCGCGCCCGTGGACTTCCTCATCATCTCGCTCGCGGTCACCTTGATGGTGACCATCGTGAGGCTGGCGACGTTGCGGCGTCGGACGGCGGACGGCGAGGCCATGTGGGAGCGCTTCAAGCCGATGGAGAGGGCCATGAAGGAGAAGCTGAAGCATCCGTATGAGCCACAGGATCCTCTCATGGTGCCGCTGGCCGTTGCGCTGGTGGGTGTGCCCGGGCTGAACTGGCCCGGCTACTATGACCTCCATTACGCGCTCCAGCGCAGTAACAACGCTTCCTCCGGTGGTTGTGGCTCTGGCTGTGGCAGCAGTGGGTGCGGTGGGGGCGGCTGCGGCGGAGGCGGGTGTGGTGGCTGCGGTGGTGGGGACTAG
- a CDS encoding metal ABC transporter permease: MSNFWEYLSETPAQRGLMACVLFGFANGFMSGFVVMRKSALKMGTLSHGLLPGIALAVLFMGLTQWTALAGAIVAALFIGLGSIFMSRTSRLDQDTSMAILYTSAFAGGYILLTNLNMTQKLSDWLFGSITGMSDADLWIAFGIAVTAVLTLTVLQRPLLIYLFEPNVAASLGVPVRALNYALFGVMILMLLSSLQAVGCILSLGLMVTPGATVYLCSDNTRTIFLGGGILGALGATGAFFLSYVLSWNIGSTIVLVLGVMFAVAYIFSPKYGLFAKHRQVVH, translated from the coding sequence ATGAGCAATTTCTGGGAATACCTGAGCGAAACCCCGGCCCAGCGCGGGCTGATGGCATGCGTGCTCTTTGGCTTTGCCAATGGGTTCATGAGTGGATTTGTGGTGATGCGCAAGTCTGCCCTGAAGATGGGCACACTGTCGCATGGCCTGCTGCCGGGCATCGCGCTTGCGGTGCTGTTCATGGGACTCACACAGTGGACCGCTCTTGCCGGCGCCATCGTCGCAGCCCTGTTCATCGGGCTGGGGTCTATCTTCATGTCACGCACCTCGCGGCTGGATCAGGATACCTCCATGGCCATCCTGTACACCTCGGCCTTCGCCGGGGGCTACATCTTGCTGACCAATCTCAACATGACACAGAAGCTCAGCGACTGGCTCTTCGGCAGTATCACCGGCATGTCTGACGCAGACTTGTGGATTGCCTTCGGCATTGCCGTGACGGCAGTACTCACACTCACCGTTCTTCAGCGCCCCCTGCTGATCTATCTCTTCGAGCCCAATGTCGCCGCCAGTCTCGGCGTACCCGTGCGCGCGTTGAATTACGCCCTCTTCGGCGTCATGATCCTCATGCTGCTTTCCTCCTTGCAGGCTGTAGGATGCATTCTGAGCCTTGGCCTCATGGTCACTCCTGGAGCCACCGTGTATCTGTGCTCGGACAATACACGCACCATCTTCCTGGGTGGGGGCATCCTCGGCGCCCTCGGCGCGACCGGCGCCTTCTTCCTCTCCTATGTGCTGAGCTGGAACATCGGCTCCACCATCGTACTGGTGCTCGGCGTCATGTTCGCTGTAGCGTACATCTTCAGTCCAAAGTACGGACTGTTCGCGAAGCATCGGCAGGTGGTACATTGA